Genomic DNA from bacterium:
CTCCAAAAGAGAAGTGTGGTCCATTAACTGTAAGCCAAACGGAATGCTGAACTTGCCCACATTTATATTGCACTTAAGACGAGGAATAAAAAACTCTGCACAAAAGCGACGAACAAAGCCAAGGTCATTTGAATAAATAACTTTCAGATTGTCTCTCGGCTTGAATGTCAAAGTTATAATTCCGTAATGCAAGAAAAGGCGAGAAACAGGTTTATTAGGGTTATCCTCACGAGTGTATTGAATGTTAAGTTTGCCACTAAACTCGACTTTTGGAATTTGGGATAAAATAAATAATAAAAATAGCATCCTAAATAACAATCAATTTCTTAACCACACTGAAGCTTTTTCCATATAATCTATAGAAGTAGACACCCGGGGCAACTCTATTCCCAAAATTATCTTTACCATACCAAATCACCCTGTGAGTACCTGGTCCTAATTCATTACACACAATTATACGCAATAACCTACCTGTGAGGTTGTAAATTTTTATACCGGTTTGGGAATTATCTGGGACTTGAAATTCAATTTCTGTAACTCGGCTAAATGGATTAGGTCGGTTTTGTTCCAATCTATATCCAATAATAAAAGAGATGGATTCAACGCCTACCCACGGATCAGTATTAGTGATTTCATATACACTGCCATCAATACGCCCAGCATAGATTCTAAAAGTATCATCATTTCTACCGGGTCCAATATTTATATCAGTTGATGCTCCTGTTACAGCATCCACGAGACTGTCAACCCAAGAATTACTAGCCCATGTCTGCTCACGAATGCCACCCCCAAATGCTGCTGTTGAGTATACCCGAATTAGGCCGTCGCTCCTTATTCTACCAAGACATAAATCCCACCTATATGCGAAAGGGGCGTGTGGGCATATGTCAAGTCGCTCCCAGTTCTCTAAAGAATATGTAAGTTCATAGATATGGTCATCCTGACAAGATGCATAGACTCTATTTACTCCATCATTCCTACCATTCCCAATTGCAACAGCTGCATTAGAGCCTTGAGGGCTTGGTAGTTGAACCTTAGTCCAGGGTGGATTGTAAGTAAACTCATATAGATAGCCATTCTCATTCGCATCATAAACACGAGTCACACCGTCACTCTTACTATCCCCTATAGTTATACCTATCATACGCTGCGCACCAGCACCTAAATCTACACAAGCCCACGACCCATTTATATATGTCCATTCATATATATGACCGTCATACCCGGATACATAGACTCTGTTTGTACCGTCGTTCCTACCTTTACCTACTTTCAGTTGATAACACCAATCTGGACATACCCCTATCTTAACAACATTCCAACTTCCCCATGTACTGCTAAAAATACCAGTCAATACAACTATACACACAACTTTTAACTTTATCATCTTTCCTCCTCTTCCTAGTTTAGTATTATAATTGCGATTGTATGAATAGTTTTGTGTAAA
This window encodes:
- a CDS encoding T9SS type A sorting domain-containing protein, producing the protein MIKLKVVCIVVLTGIFSSTWGSWNVVKIGVCPDWCYQLKVGKGRNDGTNRVYVSGYDGHIYEWTYINGSWACVDLGAGAQRMIGITIGDSKSDGVTRVYDANENGYLYEFTYNPPWTKVQLPSPQGSNAAVAIGNGRNDGVNRVYASCQDDHIYELTYSLENWERLDICPHAPFAYRWDLCLGRIRSDGLIRVYSTAAFGGGIREQTWASNSWVDSLVDAVTGASTDINIGPGRNDDTFRIYAGRIDGSVYEITNTDPWVGVESISFIIGYRLEQNRPNPFSRVTEIEFQVPDNSQTGIKIYNLTGRLLRIIVCNELGPGTHRVIWYGKDNFGNRVAPGVYFYRLYGKSFSVVKKLIVI